The window GTGTGTCCACCCAGGCGGACCTCGGCTTGTCGGTGCAGGTGCCATTCGCGCCACATTTGAAGCCATGTTCGCCAATGGCACCGTTCAAGCGCATCCCGAAAATATTCACAAAGTTGATGCGTTGGCCAGCGCCATGCATCACTTGATAGAGCGGGTCGAAGTGTTGGGTGCCGACGGCCCGCAAACGGCGTACGTGATTGCCACCAACGTGTATCACAAGACACCACAAGGCTGGCGAATGGTTGCGCACCATGCAAGCCCCGGCACGCCGCATGCACCCCAAGAAATGTC is drawn from Limnohabitans sp. 103DPR2 and contains these coding sequences:
- a CDS encoding YybH family protein, which encodes MRKAKLRAATLGGNPDDVEATFYDALRQGDIERLMSCWADEEEIVCVHPGGPRLVGAGAIRATFEAMFANGTVQAHPENIHKVDALASAMHHLIERVEVLGADGPQTAYVIATNVYHKTPQGWRMVAHHASPGTPHAPQEMSSSPSVLH